From Triticum aestivum cultivar Chinese Spring chromosome 4A, IWGSC CS RefSeq v2.1, whole genome shotgun sequence, a single genomic window includes:
- the LOC123087266 gene encoding magnesium transporter MRS2-A, chloroplastic, with product MASVPASCPRPPQAAVRHLLPLPLQLQLVCRLRRLPLPQLGLSAAARRGEALPRAAEGGDGRAAAKEEEVDEEDEEEDVGGREAGEDDVARGAEGAGAARGSGRFAADYISLGIREPVYEVVEVKANGSVSTEKISRRQLLKSSGLRLRDTRSVDPSLWLMNSMPSLLVREQAILLNLGSLRAIAMHERVLIFNYNSPGGKVFLELLRPRLNPRNINGGPAMPFQLEVVEAALLSRIQRLERRLMHVEPRVATLLEVLPNRLTGDVLEQLRLSKQSLVELGSRAGDLKQMLIDLLEDPHEIRRICIMGRNCTLDKVSDDMECSVPLEKQVAEEEEEEIEMLLENYLQRCESCHGQAERLLDSAREMEDSIAVNLSSRRLEVSRVELLLQVGTFCVAVGALIAGIFGMNLKSYLENNTWAFWATTGGIAVGAVAGFFIMYKYLKDRKIL from the exons ATGGCGTCCGTGCCCGCCTCCTGCCCGCGCCCGCCGCAGGCCgccgtccgccacctcctcccgctGCCGCTCCAGCTCCAGCTCGTCTGCCGCCTGCGGAGGCTGCCGCTCCCGCAGCTAGGCCTCTCCGCCGCCGCGCGGAGGGGAGAGGCGCTCCCGCGGGCCGCGGAGGGGGGCGACGGGCGGGccgcggccaaggaggaggaggtggatgaggaggacgaggaggaggatgtgggagggagggaggcgggCGAGGACGACGTGGCTCGGGGGGCggagggcgcgggggcggcgaggggctccgggcGGTTCGCCGCCGACTACATCTCGCTTGGCATCAGGGAGCCCGTCTACGAG GTGGTAGAAGTGAAAGCTAATGGAAGCGTGTCTACCGAAAAAATAAGCCGCCGGCAGCTACTGAAATCAAGTG GCCTCCGTCTACGAGATACAAGAAGCGTTGACCCGTCACTATGGCTAATGAATTCAATGCCTTCCCTGCTG GTACGTGAACAGGCCATATTACTCAACCTTGGTTCCTTGCGAGCAATTGCTATGCATGAACGTGTCCTTATATTCAATTATAACAG CCCAGGAGGAAAGGTCTTTTTAGAGCTATTACGACCTCGGTTAAATCCAAGGAACATCAATGGTGGGCCTGCAATGCCTTTTCAACTTGAG GTTGTTGAAGCTGCATTGCTTTCTAGAATACAAAGGCTGGAACGAAGATTAATGCATGTTGAACCTCGT GTGGCTACATTGCTTGAAGTTCTACCAAATCGGTTGACAGGTGATGTTTTGGAGCAGCTTCGTCTAAGCAAACAATCATTG GTCGAGCTGGGTTCACGGGCAGGTGATCTTAAACAAATGCTCATCGATCTCCTTGAAGATCCCCATGAAATTCGTCGAATATGCATTATGGGGAGAAATTGTACACTAGATAAAGTGAGTGATGATATGGAATGTTCTGTTCCATTAGAAAAGCAAGTTGCCGAAG aggaagaggaagaaattGAGATGCTATTGGAAAATTACCTTCAAAG ATGTGAATCATGCCATGGTCAAGCAGAGAGGCTTCTTGATTCTGCAAGAGAAATGGAAGATTCAATTGCAGTGAACTTAAG TTCCCGACGACTAGAAGTAAGCAGAGTGGAGTTGCTTCTTCAGGTCGGAACATTTTGCGTCGCCGTAGGAGCATTAATCGCAG GGATATTCGGCATGAACCTCAAATCGTACCTGGAGAACAACACG TGGGCATTTTGGGCGACGACTGGCGGAATAGCAGTGGGAGCAGTAGCCGGGTTTTTCATCATGTACAAGTACCTAAAGGATAGGAAGATATTGTAG
- the LOC123087268 gene encoding uncharacterized protein isoform X1 produces MAVRPGIGCTSSNALARAGSRCLAAASHASSSSPVLLHVNGGGGRQAHLLSRKATGNAAGLLSGRTRRRGLSAVASAATANVRPASPRGVSASDVLWPSAGAFLAMAVLGRMDQMMAFKGVSLTIAPLGAVCAVLFTAPDSPPAKKYNMFIAQIGCAAIGVLALSLFGPGWLARGAALSASIAFMTITGSSHPPGKPSTEILNLSYLTLIYMCLLFFSYKMQQRNILSSPLFMITAAASLPLLFIDGPKFHHLQLWYALFPGAAGCAILCLIQEVVVYLKKNCKF; encoded by the exons ATGGCAGTGCGGCCCGGCATTGGCTGCACCAGCAGCAACGCCCTGGCACGAGCAGGATCGCGGTGTCTGGCAGCGGCGTCCCACGCGTCCTCCTCCTCACCTGTCCTCCTGCACgtcaatggcggcggcggcaggcaggCGCATCTCCTCTCGCGCAAGGCCACCGGCAACGCCGCAGGCTTATTAAGCGGGAGGACGAGGAGGCGAGGCCTATCCGCCGTCGCGTCAGCGGCGACGGCCAATGTCAGGCCGGCGTCGCCCCGCGGCGTCAGCGCCAGCGACGTCCTCTGGCCTTCCGCCG GCGCCTTCTTGGCGATGGCGGTGCTGGGAAGGATGGACCAAATGATGGCCTTCAAGGGAGTGTCATTGACAATTGCACCACTGGGGGCCGTCTGCGCCGTGCTCTTCACCGCTCCAGACTCACCACCTGCCAAG AAATATAACATGTTCATCGCTCAGATTGGTTGTGCGGCCATCGGTGTGCTAGCCCTTTCGTTGTTCGGGCCCGGATGGCTAGCAAGGGGTGCAGCTCTTTCTGCATCCATAGCATTCATGACCATCACAGGCTCTTCGCACCCTCCAGGTAAACCCTCAACAGAAATACTGAATTTGTCTTACTTAACTCTTATTTATATGTGCCTTCTTTTTTTCAGCTACAAAATGCAGCAAAGAAATATTTTGAGCTCACCTCTTTTTATGATAACTGCAGCTGCGAGCTTGCCTCTCCTGTTTATTGATGGTCCGAAGTTTCACCACTTACAACTTTGGTATGCACTTTTCCCTGGGGCTGCCGGCTGCGCCATCCTTTGCTTGATT CAAGAAGTGGTGGTTTACCTGAAGAAGAACTGCAAGTTTTGA
- the LOC123087268 gene encoding uncharacterized protein isoform X2: MAVRPGIGCTSSNALARAGSRCLAAASHASSSSPVLLHVNGGGGRQAHLLSRKATGNAAGLLSGRTRRRGLSAVASAATANVRPASPRGVSASDVLWPSAGAFLAMAVLGRMDQMMAFKGVSLTIAPLGAVCAVLFTAPDSPPAKKYNMFIAQIGCAAIGVLALSLFGPGWLARGAALSASIAFMTITGSSHPPAASLPLLFIDGPKFHHLQLWYALFPGAAGCAILCLIQEVVVYLKKNCKF, from the exons ATGGCAGTGCGGCCCGGCATTGGCTGCACCAGCAGCAACGCCCTGGCACGAGCAGGATCGCGGTGTCTGGCAGCGGCGTCCCACGCGTCCTCCTCCTCACCTGTCCTCCTGCACgtcaatggcggcggcggcaggcaggCGCATCTCCTCTCGCGCAAGGCCACCGGCAACGCCGCAGGCTTATTAAGCGGGAGGACGAGGAGGCGAGGCCTATCCGCCGTCGCGTCAGCGGCGACGGCCAATGTCAGGCCGGCGTCGCCCCGCGGCGTCAGCGCCAGCGACGTCCTCTGGCCTTCCGCCG GCGCCTTCTTGGCGATGGCGGTGCTGGGAAGGATGGACCAAATGATGGCCTTCAAGGGAGTGTCATTGACAATTGCACCACTGGGGGCCGTCTGCGCCGTGCTCTTCACCGCTCCAGACTCACCACCTGCCAAG AAATATAACATGTTCATCGCTCAGATTGGTTGTGCGGCCATCGGTGTGCTAGCCCTTTCGTTGTTCGGGCCCGGATGGCTAGCAAGGGGTGCAGCTCTTTCTGCATCCATAGCATTCATGACCATCACAGGCTCTTCGCACCCTCCAG CTGCGAGCTTGCCTCTCCTGTTTATTGATGGTCCGAAGTTTCACCACTTACAACTTTGGTATGCACTTTTCCCTGGGGCTGCCGGCTGCGCCATCCTTTGCTTGATT CAAGAAGTGGTGGTTTACCTGAAGAAGAACTGCAAGTTTTGA
- the LOC123087267 gene encoding glucosamine inositolphosphorylceramide transferase 1, whose product MSSSSSSPRPAAQRRRLHPAAYLSAAAALLALVAAAFSRALAPRFPSPPDARRCRPDPEGSWSAGVFLGDSPFALKPIEHWGISADADAGAAWPVANPAVTCADVAEAGSPSSFVASPFLFLQGDAIYMFFETKNPVTSQGDIAAAVSKDAGATWQQLGLVLDEEWHLSYPYVFSYNSKVYMMPESSKNGDLRLYRALDFPLKWTLEKVLLEKPLVDSVIINFRGSYWLLGSDLSSYGAKQNGELSIWYSSSPLAPWNPHRHNTIGSMDNGSSFRNGGRPFVYDGDLYRIGKQSGGVSGHSIKVFRVEILTANEYKEIEVPFVFDKPRKARNAWNGARSHHLDVQWLPSSQLWIGVTDGDRVPSNDSVHRLTVGYMFYGVTLLLVLLLGGLIGAIRCTIPLRWYVPHTEKRGDLLHGKQQFFLKYKLSSLFSSLNKLGSLLGGRINYRTWKGRVYVVLVILVLVFLTCLGTHCVYGGNGAEEPYPIKGRYSQFTLLTMTYDARLWNLKMFVEHYSKCASVREIVVIWNKGRPPVQNELKSAVPVRVRVEDKNTLNNRFNIDEKINTRAVMELDDDIMMACDDLERGFKVWREHPNRIVGYYPRLAEGTPLEYRNERYARQQGGYNMVLTGAAFMDHGLAFERYWSKKAEVGRKMVDSFFNCEDVLLNFLFANASSMSTVEYVKPAWAIDMSKFSGVAISRNTQAHYHVRSKCLAKFSEVYGNLSAKRFFSSRGDGWDV is encoded by the exons atgtcgtcgtcgtcgtcgtccccgcgGCCGGCGGCGCAGCGCCGGCGCCTGCACCCAGCCGCCTACCTCTCCGCGGCGGCCGCCCTCCTGGCCCTCGTCGCCGCGGCCTTCTCCCGCGCCCTCGCCCCCCGCTTCCCCAGCCCGCCCGacgcccgccgctgccgccccgaCCCCGAGGGCTCCTGGTCCGCCGGCGTCTTCCTCGGCGACTCCCCGTTCGCCCTCAAGCCCATCGAACAC TGGGGAATCTCGGCGGACGCGGACGCGGGCGCGGCGTGGCCCGTCGCGAACCCGGCGGTGACGTGCGCGGACGTGGCGGAGGCCGGGTCCCCCAGCAGCTTCGTCGCCAGCCCCTTCCTCTTCCTCCAG GGTGATGCCATCTACATGTTTTTCGAGACGAAGAACCCCGTAACATCGCAAGGCGACATTGCCGCTGCCGTGAGCAAGGACGCCGGCGCGACATGGCAGCAGCTGGGCCTGGTGCTAGATGAGGAGTGGCATCTCTCCTACCCATACGTGTTCAGCTACAATAGCAAG GTCTATATGATGCCTGAAAGTAGCAAGAACGGAGATCTCCGGTTGTATCGTGCGTTGGATTTCCCCCTTAAGTGGACACTGGAGAAGGTCCTTCTGGAGAAGCCACTTGTGGATTCAGTCATCATAAATTTCAGGGGTTCCTATTGGCTGCTTGGGTCAGATTTAAGTTCTTATGGTGCGAAGCAGAATGGAGAGCTCAGTATCTGGTATAGCAGCTCTCCTCTTGCTCCTTGGAATCCACACAGGCATAATACAATCGGTAGCATGGATAACGGGTCGAGTTTTAGAAATGGAGGCAGGCCATTCGTTTATGACGGCGATCTCTATCGTATAGGCAAACAGAGTGGTGGTGTGTCTGGCCATAGTATTAAAGTGTTCAGAGTAGAAATCCTAACAGCAAATGAATACAAGGAAATTGAGGTCCCATTTGTCTTTGACAAGCCCCGCAAGGCTCGAAATGCATGGAACGGTGCACGATCCCATCACCTTGATGTTCAATGGCTTCCATCAAGTCAACTCTGGATTGGGGTAACGGATGGTGATAGAGTGCCCTCAAACGATTCAGTTCACCGCCTGACCGTAGGGTACATGTTTTATGGAGTCACTCTGTTACTAGTTCTTCTGCTTGGTGGGCTTATTGGTGCAATTAGATGCACGATACCACTCAGATGGTATGTTCCACATACTGAGAAACGGGGTGACTTGTTACATGGAAAGCAGCAGTTCTTTCTGAAGTATAAGCTAAGCTCGCTGTTTTCCAGTTTGAACAAGTTGGGTTCTCTTCTTGGTGGGAGAATCAACTACAGAACTTGGAAGGGACGGGTTTATGTTGTGCTAGTAATACTAGTCTTAGTTTTTCTAACTTGTCTTGGAACTCACTGCGTATATGGTGGCAATGGTGCTGAAGAGCCATATCCAATCAAGGGTAGGTACTCGCAGTTCACGCTGTTAACTATGACATATGATGCCCGTCTTTGGAATCTGAAGATGTTTGTGGAGCATTACTCCAAATGTGCATCAGTGAGGGAGATTGTGGTTATCTGGAATAAAGGTCGCCCGCCAGTGCAAAATGAATTGAAGTCGGCTGTTCCTGTCAGGGTCAGAGTTGAAGATAAGAACACTCTGAACAATAGATTCAACATAGATGAAAAAATTAACACAAGAGCTGttatggagcttgatgatgatatCATGATGGCATGTGACGACTTAGAGCGTGGGTTCAAGGTATGGAGGGAGCACCCTAATAGGATTGTTGGGTACTACCCACGCCTCGCTGAAGGTACTCCACTGGAATACCGCAATGAGAGGTATGCTCGGCAACAAGGAGGTTATAACATGGTACTGACTGGAGCAGCATTCATGGATCATGGCTTGGCCTTTGAGAGGTATTGGAGCAAGAAGGCTGAGGTAGGAAGGAAGATGGTAGACAGTTTCTTCAATTGTGAGGATGTCCTTCTAAATTTTCTGTTTGCAAATGCAAGCTCAATGAGCACGGTGGAGTATGTAAAGCCAGCTTGGGCAATTGATATGTCTAAGTTTTCAGGAGTAGCCATTAGTCGAAACACACAAGCACATTATCATGTTAGGAGCAAATGCCTTGCTAAATTTTCAGAAGTCTATGGGAACTTATCTGCTAAAAGATTCTTTAGCAGTCGAGGTGATGGCTGGGATGTATAG